In Mustela erminea isolate mMusErm1 chromosome 20, mMusErm1.Pri, whole genome shotgun sequence, the sequence TCCTTATTCCGGAGAGTATAAATCAAAGGATTCAGCGTGGGAGTAATGATGCTATAGAACACAGAACCAACTTTGTCTTGCAATGGAGTGTGCTGGGACCTGGGCCTCATGTATGAGAAGATGCAGGCACCAAACCAGAAGGAAACCACAATGAAGTGAGAACTACAAGTAGCAAAGGCATTTCTCTTACTCCCAGCTGAACGCATCTGAATGACACTGTGGAGGATAAAGGCATAGGATGTAGAAACCAGGAAAATGGGGAAGAGGAGAAGTATGATGCTGCTGATGTACACTGTGGTCTCATAAACAGTGATGTCTCCACACACCAACCTCACAACAGCTGGAAACTCACAGTAGAAGTGGTGGATTTTTCGAGACCCACAGAAAGGGAAGTGCATCAAGATCGTTGTGTGAATTAGAGAGTTTATAGACGCTCCCAACCACGACATGACAGCCATCATCACTTCCACCCTTCTGTTCATGAGAACGGTATAACGAAGTGGATGAcaaatggccac encodes:
- the LOC116580727 gene encoding olfactory receptor 2AE1, with protein sequence MWQRNQTSLADFILEGLFDDSLTHRFLFSLTIVVFLIAVSGNTLTILLICADAQLHTPMYFLLSQLSLMDLMHVSTTIPKMATNYLSGKKTISFVGCATQHFLYLSLGGAECILLALMSYDRYVAICHPLRYTVLMNRRVEVMMAVMSWLGASINSLIHTTILMHFPFCGSRKIHHFYCEFPAVVRLVCGDITVYETTVYISSIILLLFPIFLVSTSYAFILHSVIQMRSAGSKRNAFATCSSHFIVVSFWFGACIFSYMRPRSQHTPLQDKVGSVFYSIITPTLNPLIYTLRNKDVAKALRRVLGKDILTQRQ